From Solanum stenotomum isolate F172 chromosome 2, ASM1918654v1, whole genome shotgun sequence:
CTTTGTTAATAGTCAATATCGTTCCTCCAGATAGTAATAAGGCCGCTCTTCTAGAAttctcaattaattttatactaCCAGATATTGTATTATCTATAAGCACACTAGCCTTCTTTTTCACCAACAATGAGAAAAAAAGTTCCTATCAATAAAAACTAGcttggaatttttattttttcctccaTCTTTTATTCACACCAacacttaggggtcgtttggttgggaactaGTTATCTTAGGATTAACTATTCTGGGATTAGTTATCCTGGGAttacttatcccatcactatgttATAAATGGtcggataagttatcccaaacatgtcaaccaaacaagacatctaaattttatctcatgactatttttttattccaggactatttattcttatccctcacaccaaacgagccctaaacTCTTAACTCCAACAATAAGCTCAATTCATTGATATTCCAATCATTTGTATATCTCATTTCTTTCAATCTTATTTCTCTTTCCATTCTAGATTTTGTTTCTCCAATTTTCTCTTCTGACATTTCACTATATTGACATATAGATTTCTCTTTCAAATTATAATGAGATAACCTCTCTGTTTAGTGTCAATGATAGCTCCACCTTATCATGTGAAAGAAACAACTTTAAATTGAGATATGTATTTTAATAGTCATTCATTTGGTAAGTATAaaggaaattttatttataaataatacgACTACCAAGTTGGTAGAATGTTAACAAGGTGTGCAATTTCTTCATCACAACTACAAGCATAACAACAAAAATCCGcatcctcatcatcatcagTATCAAAAGAAGGCCATTGACGCCACTTATTCTTGTAAGAACGCTTATGATGAAGGGAACACCAATTCGAGTTTTGTCGTCCTAAAAATACTATAGGATTAAGTATCCAAATATTACTCAATATGTCAACCAAGTTTTTTCGAAACTCTGCTAACGCTCTTCGCTTTGGCTTGGTTGCTTTCATTCTGCCAATTGCAACTATGCCATTGTTCTTTAATACTTCTTTCCCCATCAAGACTTGTATTAGGCTTACAACATATTCTGCTCCAATGTGTCCTGCCTCTGCAGCTTTCACAAGATATTTCATTGCATATTCTGGACTTTCTTTCCTAAAGAAATCAACCTCAAGTCACAAAAAATGTTCTAATTATATATACCTCCAAATGAGAAATATGTTTGGACCATTGTCCATTAATAATTAACGTATATTggcaatatatatatgaatgtaaGGTACAACGCATATGAAACTTCTTGTTCGGGTACATATacttcctccatttcaatttgtttgtcttacatcccaatttaatttgttttaaaaaggaaagaatgaCAACTCATTTAATCTAACAGACTACATGACATGTTCATGTTCAAGACCTTAAGAATCTTAGTACATTCTACTTTTAtttagtttaagatcacaagatttgaaagttttcatttatttcctaaattttgtatcaagttaaaataagacaaacaaattgaaacagagggagtattacttTTCTTCTCGATTAGATAGAGTAGGAATTCAACTTGAGTAAATGGTAGTTTTGTATGTTAAATTCTAATTTCTCTGgatataatgaaaataaagaatttatgaCTTCTCTTATTATTTTAGTAACTTTGCATGCATTAGAACCACCATCTAAAATAAACTTGAATGATTTACTTCCTAATCTCGATTTATGTGTCGATGTttagaaatttaagaaagaaaaaatccaatcttaaaaaaagataattcttttaaaacttatggtctaaaacaaattacagacaactcaagataaaaatgaaaaatataaagttaaattatatttgtaagGAAGTACACAgaataaaactaaaaagatGACACATAAAGAAGAGAGATAATATGAAATACTTACCACACCTTTTCGGTACAAGGCTTCTGGATTCCCACTCTCCATGCACGTCCTCATGAACAAAGAAAGTTTATTTTCGTTCTCTCCATTTTCACTCTTCCATGAACATCCTCCTATTGGAAATTCCTCTAATGAAATGTGACGATAAACATATGGATCGTTCGAAACTCCATTGAAAATTTTACAGCTGATACAAATTAAGtcttttatgttaaaaaaaaacaaatattaatctataatataacatttatgtaagaataataatatgaacCTGAACTTGACATTGATAtaatccaaaaaagaagaagaagcaaccCTCGCAACAATTTCAGAAAGGAGCTCGTTCGGAAGAGATTTGATGGAGGAattcacaaaattatttttaaaaaattttctattatattttcttctttttcttttcattcttgaTGATTGACTTCTTTCCATTATGATGCttttaacatgtttttttttaaaaaataaataaaaatgttagtGTTAAATTCCTTCAATTTTTAGCACTCATTTTCCTATGCACACTTGGATGAGTATGTTTCTTTCATTTTGTTAAAATTGCAACAATATTTCTATTTCTAAAGAATCATcatcaataatttaaaatgttttaaaattataaattgtacCAGTCGTACTTAATAATAGCAGGGTTCGATAGAAATATGTAAAATTGATAAGGTCGTCCGACTTCTCGACATGTCATCTACTAAAAAGGACCCTCCCATCAATCCTTCCTTCTATGAGTTTGTAACATCCCGTATATTTTAAGACAACTAACCCTgctaaattgaaaattaaatgtgcacaccaaaaaaattaatttctgcTTTACGTTGTTTGGTGATGTGATGTCGAGAGAATGGAATTTCAAAGAGGTGATCATATCATGAAATTTGCTATATGAAAGTGTTTaaagaattaaattaaagttttagAAAAAAGGGAGCTTGGTAACAAAATCCTAGTTCATAGTTTTATTACGAGAAAGTATTTTAAACAATTCTCGTATGTGGTCTAACTTGGGACAAGCATATCTCACGATGTATAACGAGTTAGAATTCCCACTACCTATAACATAAAATGTCTTTGAGTTTAGTGTTCATACATCAAACCATTTGTAAATCTGAGTTCTATGTCAAAAATTATGATAGTTTGAATGAGACATAGTCGATAGAAAATACCCACTTGGGTTAGATCAGGTGTCATGATCCGAAATCGGGTCATAATGGTGCCTTCCATTAACCCCCAGTAGGTAACCCGAAAACCAAACATATAGAAGATTAGTTAAAACGAGCATATAACTATGCAGAAGCAATAATAAGAAAGAAGAGGCGCCCATAGCATAGATTTGTatataacaatacaaaatatacaaaaggACCCgaaagtaacaaaaaaaaataaaactatatacAAGATCCAACCTCGGACTCGGTGTCACCGGTACAAGAACATCTAAGTACAGAAAGGGAATATATATAACAGTTATGcccaataaaaatatatacatagtCAATACAAAGAGGGAAAAGTAGCAAGCCTCCGAACACCAAGAGATCACCACAATTCAACAACGACGGCCTTGAGAGATCTGGAATCAACAGGGGTAGCATGTACTAGGCGTTGCACcagaaaaagaagcaaaagTGTAATATGAGTGTTGAGTAAATTCTATAGTTGAGTTTATTCTAACTATGTTAATTAAGTCTAATACAAAGATATATAACAATACGTTTCAAAGGAGAAAACATATCAATTTCAAAAGACAAACAAGGGGTTTCTGTAAAAGTGATGTATGGCCTTTAATGCCATTAACCTTGACAATCTGTttctcaaaatgaaaaaaataaatcttctATTTGAAACTCCTCCTGTTgaaatatatatctatatatataaataaaggagGAATATAgagaaggtgatgtggcacctctccaTGGCCtccattcatatatatatttttatcatttctttcaattattttttcttgcaaaatcaTCTTCTTAACTTATACCTCTTCAATTATATAAACTATAttcttaaattaatattaataatattcatagcTCCCaaacctttcatattcatataaCCTCTCAagtctttcatattcataacctctAATTATTTAATGTGGAAGGTTATATTAACACTATAAAATCACACTAAAATTGTGTGTTATTTTGTAGTCATCTTTGGCTAGAGAATTAGTGGTAGACATGTTACAATATTTGTAAGCTTTGAGGTACATTATCTTTTCCAAATAAGATTTCatatattacttttaattaGCAAGTAAGGCTAATATGTCAAAGCATATTTTGTTTCTTCTagataaattactttgttttgttatctttgagattcattttaggactaataatctatttgttattatttttcttgactcTTGTATATAGGATGAAATGAAATCATCCAGAGATGGAGATTAATGGATTTTGAgctatatatattgattattctttatttttttaggtgCTTAAAAAGTAATGCTTCTattatcttattttcttttgaattatttatgttttgtcaaaaatgatTATATGTGTAGGAGGATTTATGATTAAATGCAATTTTCTCcttattctttatctttttcttcttttgctagataactttttaacttatttaat
This genomic window contains:
- the LOC125855025 gene encoding putative F-box protein At1g67623 — translated: MERSQSSRMKRKRRKYNRKFFKNNFVNSSIKSLPNELLSEIVARVASSSFLDYINVKFSCKIFNGVSNDPYVYRHISLEEFPIGGCSWKSENGENENKLSLFMRTCMESGNPEALYRKGVVDFFRKESPEYAMKYLVKAAEAGHIGAEYVVSLIQVLMGKEVLKNNGIVAIGRMKATKPKRRALAEFRKNLVDILSNIWILNPIVFLGRQNSNWCSLHHKRSYKNKWRQWPSFDTDDDEDADFCCYACSCDEEIAHLVNILPTW